In the genome of Yersinia enterocolitica, the window ATTACAAAGCCATGCGAAGTAAATAAGTTAAGTTCTCGCTGGATTTGAAAGTTATCTTTTAAATTTACAGGGAATGTTTTGCGCGGGTATAGAAAATATAAATAATAAAAACAATGCATTTTTAATAAATATATTGTTTGAGGCGAGGTCAATGAAACCTAATAATCTACGTAAAGAAGAAGTCATGGGCATATTGGAAGAAACTTGTAATGTTCTGAAAGAACAGTTTGGTGGATCTGTCCCCCCAGTGGGCAGTTGGCCAAAAACCAGAGAGTTGGCTGATAAAGCGCATTTGGATATTTATACTGCAAGATTAGTATTAATGAAGTTGGTTGATGAGAACAGAGCCAAGATGTCTGAAACTAAAGTGTTGAATTCATTACGCTGGTTTATTACTCAGACAGCAGAAGAATAGAGGCGACGATCCCATGGGCTTGTTGCAAATAATGAGAGCCGGTGACTCTCCTCATCGATGGGTGGGATAATTGGCCCTGTCGCATTAACAGATCGAGGTCGGCAAAATAGCACTGCCTATTTTTTTATAGCGGCCAACAGATAAAATTGTTCTGCCGGTGACAATCCGTCGCCAGCAGGATGATGAAGTTGTCCTTTGCGTATCATCTGTACCAGCTCAATACCCGCCAACAAGGTCTGTGCCCGTCGAAAGGAGTTGAATCCCAGCATCGTGCGTATCCGACGTTTGATATTCCGGTGATCTTGCTCGACAAGGTTGTTCAGGATCTTACTTTGCCTGACGGTAATCGCTTCCTCATCGGGTTTGTCGGCATTGAGCGTGGGCAAAGCTGCGGTGTTAGCACCACTTTTATCGATAGTGACTACCTAGGGTTTATCCTGGTGACGAATGGCCTTGCCGAAGAAACGCAGGGCTGCGGGGGCATCACGTTTGGCGGTCAATAGAGCGTCGATAGTCTGGCCATTGGAGTCCACAGCATGACACAGGTATTTCCACTGGCCGTAAACACCGACGTCCCACGCTGCGCTTGTGCCGACTGAAAGCCTTATATAGCAAAGGGGTTCCCAGCGATACAGGGTAGAATGGCCAACGATAATACCGCGTTCTGCCATCATCTCTTCTAGGTTGCGTAGACTCAGGGCGTAAGCGAGATACCAGCGAACACATTGGGCGATGATATCAACGGGTAGTGCAGACGTTTGAAGGCTTTTCTTATCAGAGACATTTCAAATAACACCTTAAAACTGTATGTTAACCGACGACAGCTTCATGCAACAGAGCCACTTAGCTTCCACTGGGCTAACCAGCAGAGCCAAAACAGTTTAAAAACATAACTTCACTTAGTCATTCATCCACAGTTCGTGGGGAAAATAAGAATACGTCGATCTTAAATATAGCTATTTATACGGGACGTATAAAAGTTTAACTAGTGCTTAGTGCAGAGATTGGAATTGTCTGAATTATTATCTAATAGCCATTATCCTATCAATAAGTGAAATTATTTCATGTTGAGTGTAGTGCTTAACTTTCCAATGGAGGGTAATATACGACTGAAATTTAGCTTTGTAATTTAAACTCTAGTTTTAAATTAGTCGCGTTCTTTTTGGTTTTTATATTTTACAATTTAATTGGATGAAAAAGAGGCAAGGATGAGAGGGTTTTTATTATCACTTTTAGTATCTGGTGTAATTATGGGGACAATGGCTCCAGTTTTTGCTCAGAACGTTCCTTTTGATAGTAGCGGGAAAATGGGGAAAACTGGCTGGACGTCCTGGAAAAGAGTGGTTTTATCGAAAAACATGCCACTTATGAGATATTGTAGTCGCGACTATTACAAAAATGGCCGTTACGTTACGTCACAAAATAAAATAGTACGCATGTATCAATTTTGTTGAGCAACGAACAGTTGAACGAAGTTAACCATTATTTATTATGGCATCATAAGTAGATATATTAATTAAGGATGATTTTTAATGAAAAATAAACTGTTATCCATTTTAATTTCTGGGATGATTTTTGGCATCGCTGCATCTGGCCCTGCCTACGCACAAAATGTTCCGTTCAATGCTGGAGGCGGTGGTAAAACCATCTATGGTCCTTGGAAAAAGGTCCAGAATGGGTTTATATCAATTACGTGCTATCGAACAGTATATTATAAAAATGGTAATACTGCTCAGCAAAGTAAATGGATTCCATTTGGTACAAAATGCTAATCAAATTTAGTATTCACTGATGTTTTATAGAAAAATTTAATTTCAGGCCATCGTTCAATGACGAAGGCCTTTACTCCATTGAATTTTGGTACTTTTATATAAAGTCCCCAATCACGGTATTTCAAATAGCTTTCCAGTATCACATCTCTTTTTATCTGCTTTCAGATTGTCAGAATTTGCTTACCTGAGCGGCTGTTGTGTCGTTGAAGGGGTCCGCTTGATGGTTAGGAAGTTGGATCCATTTTTTTCCCTTAGGTCAGAATCAAAAGAGGGGGACTGGGCCATGAGTTTCATCAGATCAGGTAGCGTGAGGTTGACGATTGATTTAAATAAACACCATTTTGATAACCAATCCAAATTTCAGGCAGATCTTCCCTATGCTGCCTATCGTAATCATCGCTCTGTTTTGAACTCCAGCCGACGTCGGGGCAACAACTCTTCTGCCCGGATACCGGCCCACGCACTGTTAAAAACCATCCGGCTATCACACAGTACACACTGGTACGGATCTACATTCGTAAATTGTTTCATCAGCGACACAAAGCCCAGCTTCTGCGGTTTTTCCCTTCATTTCAATCCCCAGTGCAGTATAGGGTTGTGCCGTATTAACGTAGGCTAGTCAGCAAAAGTTGCGCTGCCGTGTTGGTGCCACTTTTATCAATGGTCACTACTTCCGGTTCGCCGTGATGTCTAATGGCCTTGCGAAAGAAACGTAATGCGGCTGCGGCGTCTCGCCTGGCGGTCAGCAGGAAGTCAATGGTTTGACCCGCAGTATCGACCGCACGGTACATATATTTCCACTGACCTTTGATTTTTATGTAGGTTTCGTCCATGCGCCACCGACGGTCCACTGTGCGCTTATGCCGACGAAACGCCTTATCCAACAACGGCACCAGGCGGATAACCCAGCTAACCCAGCGGTGAAATGTGGAAATGGTCAACGATAATGCCGCGCTCTGCCATCATCTCTTCGAGATTGCGCAGGATCAGGGTATAAGCGAGATACCAGCGAACACACTGAGCGATAACATCAGCGGGGTAATGCAGTCGACGGAAGGCGTTTCGGATTAGAGACATGGGCAGGTAACATCACAAAAAAAAACAGCATGTTACCGGACTGCACCTTAATGCGACACAATCGTTTATCACCACTGGATATTTGCAACAGTGCCCAATGGTTCAACAACTAGAATAGGTAGCCATAAAAGTAATGGCTACCTATTCTAATTAGGTTAAATCACTTTAAGTTAAATGAATAGCTAATTTTTATCACTAAGTAAGTTACGATAAATAAGGCCGCCTATAATGCCGCCTAATATAGGCATTATCCAGAACAACCATAATTGCTGTAATGCCCAACCGCCCTGGAAAATAGCCACTGCCGTACTACGTGCAGGGTTAACGGATGTATTAGTAACTGGAATACTAATTAAATGAATAAGTGTCAACGTTAGGCCAATTGCCAATGGAGCAAATCCAACCGGAGCTCGTTTATCGGTCACTCCGTGAATAACGATAAGGAAAAATGCCGTCAATACTACCTCAGCAACAATGGCTGCCTGCATAGAGAAGCTACCGGGAGAATATGCGCCGTAGCCGTTTGAGGCGAAACCATTTACTGATGCATCAAAACCAGTTTTACCATTGGCTATAAAAAATAGAATAGAGGCCCCAATGATACCACCAATGACCTGAGCAAAAATATAAGGGGCTATATCTTTAGTTTTAAATCGGCCTCCAGCCCATAAACCTAAAGTAACGGCTGGATTAAAATGCGCTCCGGAAATATGCCCTACGGCGTAAGCCATGGTTAAAACAGACAAACCAAATGCCAGTGCTACACCAGTAAAGCCGATACCTAACTCAGGGTACGAGGCCGCCAATACAGCACTACCGCACCCACCAAATACTAACCAAAAAGTACCAAAAAACTCAGCAGCTAACCTTTTAGACATGACTACCTCATAATATCAACGACATTGAAATAAATACAAAAAGTATCAGTAATTACATACCTCTATATTGTGTTTTTACTAACATAGAGCAATGATTAATACGTCATCTAAAAACAATCTATTTAGACGAGGAATTAAATTATTAATTTTCATAAAATGGAATAACTTACAATATGAACATTGTATAATATTCATATTGATTGTCTTTAAGGATTCTCCTATAATTAACATGATATATCATGTTAATTAATATTCAGAAAAATTTAAGCGTTTCATAAGCTTTATTAACTTATAAGGTAGTAGCCTTAACAAGGCAGTCTAGGAAAATGTCAGTATTGCTGAATTTTTCATCAATCATCTTTGATCTGGAGGCTCAAAACACCACTATTCTGATCAGTTATGTCGCATTAACAGATCGAGGTCCGCAAAATAGCACTGCCTATTTTTTTATAGCGGCCAACAGATAAAATTGTTCTGCCGGTAACAATCCGTCGCTAGCAGGATGATGAAGTTATCCTTTGTGTATCATCTGTACCCGCCAACAACTGTATCTGGCAGAATATTTAAGGCACTGTTGCAAATAGCCCGTTAGGGTCAACACTCCCTTAGGCTAAAAAACATTAGAGGCTGAAAACGTAGTTCACCAGACGCACTTCGCCCTGAGGATGACCATAATACCAAGGTTCAGCCTGACCTTTACGCAACGCATTCATCACTTCTATACCCTTGATCGTGGCATAAGCCGTTTTCATGGATTTGAAGCCTAACATCGGATTGATTATCCGCTTCAGCTTACCGTGATCACATTCAATCACGTTGTTGAGGTATTTCACCTGACGGTGCACCACGTTTGGCGGGCATTTGCCTTCCCGTTTCAATAACGCGAGCGCTCTGCCATAGGTGGGTGCTTTATCTGTAATAATGCGTCGTGGCTGTTCCCAATCCCGTAAGTTACCTAATATCTACTTCAAAAATCGATAAGCCGCTTGGGTATTACGTCGAGACGAAAGATAAAAATCAATCGTTCTACCGTGGCTGTCTACGGCCCGGTACAGATAAGCCCATTTGCCACCAATTTTGACGTAGGTTTCATCCAGATGCCAGGGACGAAGGTCGGTCGGATGACGCCAGTACCATCGCAGGCGCTTTTCCATTTCAGGTGCATAGCGCTGAACCCAACGATAAATCGTGGTGTGGTCAACATTGATGCCCCGTTCAGCCAGCATTTCCTGGAGTTCGCGATAGCTGATGCCGTATTTACAATACCAGCGAACGGCCCAGAGGATAATGGCACTCTGAAAATGCCGACCTTTGAATGGGGCCATACGCTACTCCTTCAGCCGAAATGGTGCTTTAGCTTATCATCACAAGATTTTTGCAACAGTCCATATAGATAGCCTCAGACTGGCGTTGGAAGAGACTTTTGAGAGAAAAGAGGTTTTTTTTAAAAATCGGCATAACAGAAAGAAAAAATTACCGCTTTCCTTAACAGAATATTGACAGGTGCGCTGAAAAACTGTCAATTTCCTCCGCCTTAAGACACAATAAAACCGAAGTTTGTCATCGACATTCTCCGGTTTATTGTTCCCCTATGTTCAACCAAGGTGTAGCAGTTACAGCCTACTTTCACGATGATGATTCGGGTACTTTGTCATGCCTGTTAAAAATCTTAGTTCTTAACAAGCAGGTTATGAATTTGGTGCCCGGACTCGGAATCGAACCAAGGACACGGGGATTTTCAATCCCCTGCTCTACCGACTGAGCTATCCGGGCAACGGGGCGCATTAAACCGTATTGGCGGCAAGTCGTCAATGAGTTTCTCTTATAAAGGCGATCGGTTGCTCTCTTTTCATGCAAAAATAGCGAGAAAACTGTTGGGAAGTTAATTTTTATGGTGCATCTACATATTTCATCTACTTGATTTATAGATTTTTTATTTTTTAGTGTGTTAAATAACAATGGCTTAGATATTCACTAAAAGTGCATTTTTATTGGCCTGAAAGGTTGAACCTACCGGCAAAACATGCAATTATTGCGAAAATTTAGCGTTACTATTCATCCCTCTAATCCATATCATTTCGATTAAGTAAGCAGGAGGCGGTTATGACAATAGTAGACTATTCAATGCATAATGAGCGCTTCTCATGCTATTTCTCCTGTTTATCTGCTGTTAAGTTCCTTGTTACTTCCATGCGGTAAGGCTATCTGTCGTTCACTGTTAGGCATTATTAAAAATAGAGCTGGATCTCTGATTTTACTGATGTCTATTGGTCGATGCGAAGACCAGTTAACTCACTATTCTAGCTTCTATTTGAGCGAGTGATCGTGTGCGTAATAGATATCAATTTGCCGGCATTGCATAAAATCTTCACCTTATGCGATGTCATATACATGCCAAAATGGCAGCCTCATACCTGACCGTTTGAGAGTAAGTGACATGACACTATTAAAAATAGCAACAAGTGCTCGTTTGGCTTCTTATATAGAAAGCCAGCGGGGAATGGTATACCTCAATCAAACTGATTTTACTGATGTTGCCGCTGTGGTGATGTCGGTTGAAGATGCCAATGCCGGTATATTGTCAAAGTTGCATGATCTGGGTTTTGCTATTCCTACTTTTGTTGCTGTCACGGCACAACAGACGGTTTCTGCCGATTATTTGCCTCTGATTAAGGGGATTATTACGCTCGGCGAAGCAAACAAAGCTTTTTACAATGCTCAGGTAGAAGCTGCCGCCAGTGAATATCAAAAAAATCTATTACCGCCATTTTTCTCAACATTGAAAAAATATGTCGAGATGAATAATTCAACTTTTGCTTGCCCAGGGCATCAGGGTGGCGAGTTTTTCCGTAAGCATCCTGCCGGTCGCCAGTTTTTTGAGTTTTATGGCGAGACCATTTTCCGTTCAGATATGTGCAACGCAGACGTCAAACTGGGTGACTTGCTGATCCATGAAGGTGCAGCTAAAGATGCACAAAAATATGCAGCTAAGGTCTTCAATGCGGATAAAACCTATTTTGTTTTGAATGGTACATCGGCTGCAAATAAGGTCGTGACTAATGCCTTATTGACCCGTGGTGATTTGGTATTGTTCGATCGTAATAACCATAAATCCAACCATCATGGTGCGCTGATTCAGGCTGGGGCGACACCAATCTATTTGGAAACGGCCCGCAACCCGTTCGGTTTTATTGGTGGTATTGATGCTCATTGTTTCGACGAGCGTTATTTACGTCAGCAATTGCGGGAGGTTGCCCCAGAAAGAGCAGAAGAGGCGCGGCCATTCAGATTGGCGATCATTCAGTTGGGTACCTACGATGGCACGGTGTATAACGCACGTCAGGTGGTTGATACTATTGGTCATTTGTGTGATTACATTCTATTTGATTCTGCGTGGGTAGGTTACGAACAGTTTATTCCGATGATGAAGGATTTCTCACCGCTATTGCTGGATTTAAATGAAAATGACCCTGGGATTATTGTGACTCAGTCAGTGCACAAGCAGCAGGCTGGTTTCTCCCAAACCTCGCAGGTACATAAAAAAGATAATCATATCAAAGGGCAAAAACGGCACTGTAATCATAAACGTTTTAATAATGCATTTATGTTGCATGCCTCAACCAGCCCGTTCTACCCATTATTTGCTGCACTGGATATTAACGCCAAAATTCATTCTGGTGACAGTGGCCGCCGCATGTGGATGGATTGTGTCAAGTTGGGCATCGATACGCGTAAACTATTATTAGAACGCTGCTCAATGTTGCGGCCATTTATTCCTCCCACTGTCAGTGGTAAAAATTGGCAAGATTACGATACGGACGTTATTGCCAATGACACACGTTTCTTTAATTTTGTGCCTAATGAACGTTGGCATGGATTTGAAGGGTATAACCAAGACCAATATCTGGTTGATCCTTGTAAGTTATTACTGACGACACCGGGTATCGATGCTAACAGCGGCCAATATACCCAATTTGGTGTTCCGGCAGCGATACTGGCTACCTTCTTGCGTGAAAATGGTATTGTGCCGGAAAAATGCGATCTGAATTCAATTTTGTTCCTGCTAACACCGGCAGAAAATCCAGCAAAAATGGCACATCTGGTTGATATGCTGGTTCAGTTTGAGCGCTACGTGGAGCAAGATGCTTTATTGTGTGATGTATTACCGACGATATACCGTAAGAATGAAGAGCGCTATCGCGGCTACACTCTACGCCAGTTATGCCAAGAAATGCATGATCTCTATGTCAGCTATGATGTTAAACAACTGCAAAAGGATATGTTCCGCAAAGCCAGCTTACCGCCGGTATTAATGAACCCGCAAGATGCCAATATCCAGTTTATTCGCGATAATATCGAGCTAATCCCTATTGCCGAGGCTGGAGGGCGCATTGCTGCTGAAGGCGCACTCCCTTATCCACCAGGCGTATTGTGCGTGGTGCCGGGTGAAATGTGGGGCGGGGCGGTACAGCGTTATTTCCTGGCGTTGGAAGAGGGGATTAATTTATTGCCCGGCTTCTCGCCTGAATTGCAGGGCGTTTATATCGAAAAAGGTGATGTAGAGTGGCGGCGTATCTTTGGTTATGTCATTACGCCGTAAACTGAGGTACTGATAGACAGCCGATGAGAGCATCGGCTGTCTCACAATAAGTTATTACAAATTAGGCTTATCAATAACCTAAATAGCGTGCGACTAAAACTGTGCCGGAAATCAGCAATAAGATATTTATTAATCGGATAAGCTGGTCGCGACTTATCCCCAAACTGATTTTATTGGCGATAACCAAACCAACTAACATCCCCGGTACCAACAGTAGTACCATCCATAAAATAGATAGGTCCATGTAGACCCCTGCTAGCGTAAACAAAATAACTCGCGTGAGGGTACTCAGGCCGATAAGCGTGGTCTGGGTAATCCGCAAATTATCTTTGCTGGCTATTCTGCCGGATAAATAAATAGCATAAATAAACCCGCCGCTGCCAAATAGCGCGCTGAAAATACCGCCAATCAAGCCAAAAGGAATGGCGGCAACAGGTTTGAATTGTCCTTGTGGTTTACGCCGGCTAAGGGCGTAAATGGCATATAAAATGACAAATATGCCGAGCGCCAGTAGCAAAATATCAGGGCGAGTACGTAGCAGTAACGTCGCGCCGATCAGACTACCAATAATCATTAGTGGGACTAATCGCTTAAGTTCAGCAAGGTCGGCATGACGGCTATGGCGAGCTACATTGGTAATGGCTGCAAACATATCGACAATTGCCAATAATGGGACAATCTTAGCGACAGGAATAAATAGCGCTAATATCGGACTGGCAATTAATGCAGAACCAAATCCTGTAATACCAAAGATGATATAAGCGATGACCATAGTGGAGAAGATTACCACCATTTCAAACAGGGTAAGTCCAAAGTCCATTTGTTCAATCTGCCGATAGTAGGGATAGGATGATTAGCGATACTATAAACATTTTATTGAGAATGGTTGTTATTCAAATGTGCACTTTTGTCGGGCAATCACACTTTAGACATAAAAAATGACACTGTGGGTGGAGCCTGTCATTTCAGTTTTCCCTTGGTTGGCGTTGCAGGGGGGGATTAGCCACCTGCAACGCCAATTTCTTGGGCTATAAAATCCGCTATAAATAAAACTAGTGGCGGCGATAACTCTTCTGCGCGCTGTTCACTTTCACCAGATAACGGCGAGATTCGCCTGAAGGGTGTTTAGTGGTCAGCGTTTGGAATACATCACCAGGAGCCATATTGTTGATAATATTAACAGCCTGGTTCTTATCGCTGGAGAATACCCGCAATACGCTACCAGCTCCGCCGTTATAAGAGGTAATAACAGCATAACGCCGTGAGGTGGCATTCTGAATTCCGCCTAGATAAGTATTTTGCAGAATTGACAGATATGCCGTACCAGCATCAATATTATTTTCTGGATCAAACAGATAGCTACGGCTTGGCTGGCCACTTTTACCCTTCATTTTGAACACATCTCGCCCGGCAGTATGCTGTACAACTTGCATCAGGCCCAACGCATCAGAGCCACTGACCGCATATGGGTTGAAGCTAGATTCTGTTTGCATAATTGCCAGGATCAATGACTCTTCGACGCCATAACGCTCCGCTGACTGGCGCACCAGTGGCAGGTATTTATGGGCACGTTGATCCAGATGGTTAGGGACTAATTGCAAGGTGACCGACCAGATAACATGCAGGCCGGAAGTGCGTTTTTGCATTCTGGTTTGTAGCAGATAATCAGCAAAATGGGCCGCGCGCCATTCCCAACGGATCGGCTGGCCATTGTTATCTAGCACCTGCCCATAGAGGAAGGGCTCTTTACTGATCTGAATATCGTTAACATCCGAATAGAGGTCGATAGAGCCAGGATCATCACCCATTAAAAGTGTGGTAATAATCGCCTGACGCAAGTGAGCCGCCGGATCTGTCGTGGCAATGGTTTCAACCGTAATCGTACCGGCATCGAAGTTGATATGGCTGCGGGTTTGATATTGATCCGTATACTTAACGTAATCTTTTGGACCCGCGATTAAGACTTCTTTTAATCCCCAAATATTTTCAATGTTATGGGCAAATTGGCCCATTAAAATCTCAAAACCGTTGGTATCTTTGACATAGGCTTCGTTTTCTGTTTGATTCTTATTGCCTGAGCAAGACACTAACAATGGTGCAACTATCAGCAAAGCTAAAATTTTCTTCATCTTACAAGCCATATCTTGATGAGGAATAACAACGGGGCCAGCGCAGACCCCGTGTGGTTACTTACTCGGTGGAGTATAACCTTCAATATGAACATCCTGCCCTTCGAACAGGAAGTTAACCATCTCCTGCTCTAACAGTTTGCGGTCTTCGACATTCATCATGCTCAGTTTTTTCTCGTTAATCAGCATGGTTTGCTTGGTTATCCATTGTGACCAAGCTTCTTTTGATATTTCGTTATAGATACGTTTGCCAATCTCACCTGGATAGAGCTGAAAATCTTGCCCCTCAGCATCATGTTTTAAAAATGTGCAAAAAATTGTTCTGCTCATGCTAAATCCTCTTCTATGGCGCTATACCCTTCATACTTGAAGTTGCAGGGGGTTAGCTATGTTGGTCACTCGGCTGTTTTGCCAACTGATGTAATAGGCGTTCAACTGGGGCCGCCAATCCTACCGCGGGTGGTTGTGCTAAGTTATACCAGAGACCTGCACCATCATCCATGCATCCACGGGATGACGCCGTATTCAGCCACATGGGGACAATATCCAGATGGAAGTGGCTGAAGGTATGACGAAAAGCAGTTAACTGCTGCAAACTGCTGCTGGCAATACTTTGTTGCTGCAACCAACGCTCCAGTTCGGCTTGTTCAGAAAATTGCGGGAAGCAAAATAGCCCCCCCCATAGACCTACTGGCGGGCGCTGTTCGAGCCATACCTGCGATCCGTTTTGCATCAACAAAAAGTAAGCTGTTTTTTCCGGTAATGTCTGTTTGGGTTTTTTACCGGGGTAGCGTGCCCAACTGTGATTAGCATAAGCCATACAACCGGTATTCAGTGGGCAAAGCTCACACTTGGGCTTAGAACGGGTGCACACCGTGGCACCTAAATCCATCATCGCCTGATTAAACTGACCTACGCCTTTGGCTGGCGTAACATCTTCACTGCTTTGCCACAGGCGGCCTTCGACTTCCTTTTTACCGGGCCATCCCTCAACAGCGTAACAACGGGCCAGCACTCGTTTGACGTTACCATCTAAAATAGGAAAATGTTTCCCTAACGAGAGCGACAAAATAGCGCCCGCAGTTGAGCGCCCAATCCCTGGCAGTGCGAGAATCTCGTCAAAAGTAGTAGGGAACTCGCCTTGATGGCGTTCAACAACCGTTTGGGCGGCTTTATGCAGATTTCTGGCACGGGCGTAGTAACCCAGCCCGGTCCATAAATGCAGAACTTCATCCAACGGTGCCGCAGCCAGCGCACTGATATCAGGGAAGCGCAACATAAAACGTTGGAAATAGGGAATGACGGTCGCAACCTGAGTCTGTTGCAACATCACTTCTGACAACCATACCTGATAAGGTGTTTTATCCAATTGCCACGGCAAGGTTTTGCGACCAAAGCGTTGGTACCACTCAAGTACCTCGTGCGCGAACTGTTGCGCTTGCATCATAAGTTGGTATCAATATCCGGCAGGTAATAAATTAGAGCTGGATTGCAGCATAGAGTTCTCACCCTGTAAACCCCCTTCGTACTTGAAGCTACAACTGTGTTAGCCGCACTCACGCACCCGAATCACTGACTTTAATCGGCCACTTTGGTTATATCTACGTTATTTACTGCTTAATTTTGTACTTATGACGCCCAGAGTTGATAAACTACCGTATCTTTGCATAATGCGCGTTCACATACGCAATCAACAGACAGAAAGTACCATGATAAATGACGTCATATCCCCGGAATTTGATGAAAACGGCCGAGCCATACGCCGTATTCGTAGTTTTGTCCGTCGTCAGGGGCGGCTGACCAAAGGTCAACAACTGGCGCTAGATAGCTACTGGCCGGTGATGGGCGTGGAATATCAAGCAACGCCAGTTGATGTAAACGCCTTGTTTGGCCGCGAAGCTCCGGTGGTACTGGAAATCGGTTTCGGCATGGGGACTTCACTGGTGACCATGGCTGCCAGTAATCCGCAGCAGAATTTTCTGGGGA includes:
- a CDS encoding membrane-bound lytic murein transglycosylase MltC; the protein is MKKILALLIVAPLLVSCSGNKNQTENEAYVKDTNGFEILMGQFAHNIENIWGLKEVLIAGPKDYVKYTDQYQTRSHINFDAGTITVETIATTDPAAHLRQAIITTLLMGDDPGSIDLYSDVNDIQISKEPFLYGQVLDNNGQPIRWEWRAAHFADYLLQTRMQKRTSGLHVIWSVTLQLVPNHLDQRAHKYLPLVRQSAERYGVEESLILAIMQTESSFNPYAVSGSDALGLMQVVQHTAGRDVFKMKGKSGQPSRSYLFDPENNIDAGTAYLSILQNTYLGGIQNATSRRYAVITSYNGGAGSVLRVFSSDKNQAVNIINNMAPGDVFQTLTTKHPSGESRRYLVKVNSAQKSYRRH
- a CDS encoding sulfite exporter TauE/SafE family protein; this translates as MDFGLTLFEMVVIFSTMVIAYIIFGITGFGSALIASPILALFIPVAKIVPLLAIVDMFAAITNVARHSRHADLAELKRLVPLMIIGSLIGATLLLRTRPDILLLALGIFVILYAIYALSRRKPQGQFKPVAAIPFGLIGGIFSALFGSGGFIYAIYLSGRIASKDNLRITQTTLIGLSTLTRVILFTLAGVYMDLSILWMVLLLVPGMLVGLVIANKISLGISRDQLIRLINILLLISGTVLVARYLGY
- a CDS encoding faeA-like family protein, which translates into the protein MKPNNLRKEEVMGILEETCNVLKEQFGGSVPPVGSWPKTRELADKAHLDIYTARLVLMKLVDENRAKMSETKVLNSLRWFITQTAEE
- a CDS encoding aquaporin Z, with translation MSKRLAAEFFGTFWLVFGGCGSAVLAASYPELGIGFTGVALAFGLSVLTMAYAVGHISGAHFNPAVTLGLWAGGRFKTKDIAPYIFAQVIGGIIGASILFFIANGKTGFDASVNGFASNGYGAYSPGSFSMQAAIVAEVVLTAFFLIVIHGVTDKRAPVGFAPLAIGLTLTLIHLISIPVTNTSVNPARSTAVAIFQGGWALQQLWLFWIMPILGGIIGGLIYRNLLSDKN
- a CDS encoding oxidative damage protection protein codes for the protein MSRTIFCTFLKHDAEGQDFQLYPGEIGKRIYNEISKEAWSQWITKQTMLINEKKLSMMNVEDRKLLEQEMVNFLFEGQDVHIEGYTPPSK
- a CDS encoding adenine DNA glycosylase translates to MQAQQFAHEVLEWYQRFGRKTLPWQLDKTPYQVWLSEVMLQQTQVATVIPYFQRFMLRFPDISALAAAPLDEVLHLWTGLGYYARARNLHKAAQTVVERHQGEFPTTFDEILALPGIGRSTAGAILSLSLGKHFPILDGNVKRVLARCYAVEGWPGKKEVEGRLWQSSEDVTPAKGVGQFNQAMMDLGATVCTRSKPKCELCPLNTGCMAYANHSWARYPGKKPKQTLPEKTAYFLLMQNGSQVWLEQRPPVGLWGGLFCFPQFSEQAELERWLQQQSIASSSLQQLTAFRHTFSHFHLDIVPMWLNTASSRGCMDDGAGLWYNLAQPPAVGLAAPVERLLHQLAKQPSDQHS
- the speF gene encoding ornithine decarboxylase SpeF, with amino-acid sequence MTLLKIATSARLASYIESQRGMVYLNQTDFTDVAAVVMSVEDANAGILSKLHDLGFAIPTFVAVTAQQTVSADYLPLIKGIITLGEANKAFYNAQVEAAASEYQKNLLPPFFSTLKKYVEMNNSTFACPGHQGGEFFRKHPAGRQFFEFYGETIFRSDMCNADVKLGDLLIHEGAAKDAQKYAAKVFNADKTYFVLNGTSAANKVVTNALLTRGDLVLFDRNNHKSNHHGALIQAGATPIYLETARNPFGFIGGIDAHCFDERYLRQQLREVAPERAEEARPFRLAIIQLGTYDGTVYNARQVVDTIGHLCDYILFDSAWVGYEQFIPMMKDFSPLLLDLNENDPGIIVTQSVHKQQAGFSQTSQVHKKDNHIKGQKRHCNHKRFNNAFMLHASTSPFYPLFAALDINAKIHSGDSGRRMWMDCVKLGIDTRKLLLERCSMLRPFIPPTVSGKNWQDYDTDVIANDTRFFNFVPNERWHGFEGYNQDQYLVDPCKLLLTTPGIDANSGQYTQFGVPAAILATFLRENGIVPEKCDLNSILFLLTPAENPAKMAHLVDMLVQFERYVEQDALLCDVLPTIYRKNEERYRGYTLRQLCQEMHDLYVSYDVKQLQKDMFRKASLPPVLMNPQDANIQFIRDNIELIPIAEAGGRIAAEGALPYPPGVLCVVPGEMWGGAVQRYFLALEEGINLLPGFSPELQGVYIEKGDVEWRRIFGYVITP